The Aedes aegypti strain LVP_AGWG chromosome 3, AaegL5.0 Primary Assembly, whole genome shotgun sequence genome contains a region encoding:
- the LOC23687484 gene encoding protein jagunal isoform X2, whose translation MASRGGPMVIGTDGADFEHRQRVAAHYQISALNKARLKYCIFFHYLLFFVMLVKLSADILDRLDIFILEIEELQIPQPLWWEYFWCLSVFLSYFGLSAARRNRINDMKKYMVGISTIAFVPLLYCLIYYLNDVTEYISLEKGTELEDTDIFVWQGYPYGLLWYGFVLLALQVHFFSLYFAWNLIKAWRVRGTLRKEQ comes from the exons ATGGCATCCCGAGGAGGTCCAATGGTGATCGGCACGGACGGTGCCGACTTCGAGCACAGGCAACGTGTGGCCGCTCATTACCAAATCag CGCACTCAACAAGGCTCggttaaaatattgcattttcttCCACTACCTGCTGTTCTTCGTAATGCTGGTCAAACTATCCGCCGACATTCTGGATCGTTTGGACATCTTCATCCTGGAAATCGAGGAGCTCCAAATACCCCAACCGCTCTGGTGGGAATACTTTTGGTGTCTGTCCGTTTTCCTGTCCTATTTTGGCCTGTCGGCAGCTCGACGTAATCGGATAAACGACATGAAGAAGTACATGGTTGGTATCAGCACTATCGCCTTCGTTCCACTGTTGTACTGTCTCATCTACTATTTGAACGACGTAACTGAGTACATCAGCTTGGAAAAGGGCACCGAGCTGGAAGATACGGACATCTTCGTCTGGCAG GGCTACCCATATGGACTGCTGTGGTACGGATTCGTTCTGCTGGCGCTGCAGGTGCATTTCTTCTCGCTATACTTTGCCTGGAACCTAATCAAGGCCTGGAGAGTCCGCGGAACGCTGAGAAAGGAACAGTAA
- the LOC23687484 gene encoding protein jagunal isoform X1, with protein sequence MASRGGPMVIGTDGADFEHRQRVAAHYQISALNKARLKYCIFFHYLLFFVMLVKLSADILDRLDIFILEIEELQIPQPLWWEYFWCLSVFLSYFGLSAARRNRINDMKKYMVGISTIAFVPLLYCLIYYLNDVTEYISLEKGTELEDTDIFVWQVIGYPYGLLWYGFVLLALQVHFFSLYFAWNLIKAWRVRGTLRKEQ encoded by the exons ATGGCATCCCGAGGAGGTCCAATGGTGATCGGCACGGACGGTGCCGACTTCGAGCACAGGCAACGTGTGGCCGCTCATTACCAAATCag CGCACTCAACAAGGCTCggttaaaatattgcattttcttCCACTACCTGCTGTTCTTCGTAATGCTGGTCAAACTATCCGCCGACATTCTGGATCGTTTGGACATCTTCATCCTGGAAATCGAGGAGCTCCAAATACCCCAACCGCTCTGGTGGGAATACTTTTGGTGTCTGTCCGTTTTCCTGTCCTATTTTGGCCTGTCGGCAGCTCGACGTAATCGGATAAACGACATGAAGAAGTACATGGTTGGTATCAGCACTATCGCCTTCGTTCCACTGTTGTACTGTCTCATCTACTATTTGAACGACGTAACTGAGTACATCAGCTTGGAAAAGGGCACCGAGCTGGAAGATACGGACATCTTCGTCTGGCAGGTAATT GGCTACCCATATGGACTGCTGTGGTACGGATTCGTTCTGCTGGCGCTGCAGGTGCATTTCTTCTCGCTATACTTTGCCTGGAACCTAATCAAGGCCTGGAGAGTCCGCGGAACGCTGAGAAAGGAACAGTAA